The following DNA comes from Pseudomonas triticicola.
TCCGGCCACGAACGGCGCGATGATGCGGGAACTGAGCTGCTCGAAAAAGCGGTGCATGGCGATCTCTCCCTGGGACTGGCCAAGACTAGATCATCCTGAAGACAACATCGTTCCCACCCATAACCGCGCAGCCGAGTGATAGCACCATTGTGGTGAGGGGATTTATCCCCGCTGGGTTGCGAAGCGACCCCCAAAACCATACAACGCGGTTAATCAGGTATACCGAGTCGTATGGTTCTGCGACGACGATGTCGCCGAACGGGGATAAATCCCCTCGCCACGGGTGTCCATCCGGAGAGGGGTAAATCCCCTCACCACAGGGGTTCATCCGGTCAGACAGCGACGCCGTGGGTCTTGAGGAAGGCGATAAACGCTTCTTCGTCCATGACCTTCACGCCCAGTTCGTTGGCCTTGGTCAGTTTCGAGCCGGCACCCGGGCCTGCGACCACGCAATGGGTTTTCGCCGACACCGAACCGGCGACCTTGGCACCCAGGCTTTCCAGATGATCCTTGGCCACATCCCGGCTCATCAACTCGACCTTGCCGGTCAGCACCCAGGTTTCGCCGGACAGTGGCAGACCTTCGACGACTTTCTTCTCGCTCTGCCAATGCATGCCGAAATCGCGCAGCTGCTGCTCGGCGCGCTCGGCCAGTTGCCGATGCTCAGGCGAGGCGAAGAACTCGCGCACCGAGTTGGCCTGCTTCTCCGGCAATGCCTGGCGCATGTCCAGCCAGTCAGCGTTCATCACCGCTTCCAGCGAGCCAAAGCGATCGGCGAGTTTCTGCGCACCACCGGGGCCGACGAAAGGAATGTGCAGCTTGTCGAGCAAGCCGCCCAACGTGGTACTGGCGGCGAACTCCGCGCCCAGTTCGCCCTGATCCTGAATCTGCAACCCATGGCCGAGCAATTCGCTGATGACCTGCTGGTTGTGCGCATCCTCAAAGAAACTGTGGATCTCGTGCGCCACTTCCAGGCCGACCTCCGGCAGGTAGGTCAGCACATGCGGCAAGGCCTGTTGCACGCGCTCCAGCGAACCCAGCGAACGCGCCAGCACCTTCGCCGTCTCTTCGCCGACATCGGGAATGCCGAGGGCGTAGATGAAACGTGCCAGGCTCGGTTGCTTGCTGTCTTCAATGGCTTTGAGAAGCTTGTTGCTCGATACCTCGGCAAAGCCTTCCAGATCGACGATGTCGTCGAACTTCAGCGCATACAGATCGGCCGGCGAGCTGACCAGACCTTCGTCGACCAGTTGCTCGACGCTCTTGTCGCCCAAGCCTTCGATGTCCATGGCTCGACGCGAAACGAAGTGAATGATCGCCTGTTTCAGTTGCGCGCCGCAGGCCAGTCGGCCGACGCAGCGATACACGGCGCCTTCGCTGAAGGTTTCCTTGCCCTTGCTGCGCTTGACCAGTTGCGTGCGTTCAACGTGGGAGCCGCACACCGGGCAGCTTTCTGGAATGGCCACCGGGCGCGCGTCATCGGGGCGACGCTCGGTGACTACCTGCACCACTTGCGGAATCACATCACCGGCGCGGCGGATGATCACCGTGTCGCCGATCATCAGGCCCAGCCGCGCGACTTCGTCCATGTTGTGCAACGTGGCGTTGGCCACGGTGACGCCGGCGACTTTCACCGGTTTCAGACGCGCCACCGGAGTCACCGCACCGGTGCGGCCGACCTGGAATTCCACGTCGAGCAGCTCGGTGAGTTCTTCCATCGCCGGGAATTTGTGCGCGATCGCCCAGCGCGGCTCGCGCGCACGAAAGCCCAGTTCACGCTGGTCGGCAATGCTGTTGACCTTGAACACCACGCCATCGATTTCATAGGCCAGCGAGTTACGGCGCTCGCCGATGTCGCGGTAATACTCCAGGCACTCATCGATGCCCTTGGCCAGCTTCAGTTCGTGACTGATCGGCATGCCCCATTTCTGCAACTGCTTGAGGTTGCCGATGTGGGTGTCGGCAATATCGTGAGACACCTGACCGATGCCATAGCAGCAGAATTCCAGCGGACGATTGGCGGTGATCTTCGAATCGAGCTGGCGCAGGCTGCCTGCTGCCGCGTTGCGCGGGTTGGCGAAGGTCTTGCCGCCGATTTCCAGTTGCGAAGCATTGAGGCGCTCGAAACCGGCCTTGGACATGAATACTTCACCGCGCACTTCCAGCGTCGCCGGCCAGCCTTCGCCGTGCAGCTTCAGCGGAATATTGCGCACGGTGCGCACGTTGACGCTGATGTCCTCGCCGGTGGTGCCATCGCCCCGGGTGGCGCCGCGCACCAGCAGACCATCCTGATACAGCAGGCTGACCGCCAGGCCATCGAGCTTCGGCTCGCAGCTGTATTCCACCGCCGCGCCGCCACCAAACAGATCGCCGGCCGGCACGTCGAGGCCTTCGTTGACGCGGCGATCGAACTCGCGCATGTCGGATTCTTCGAAAGCGTTGCCGAGGCTGAGCATCGGGATTTCGTGACGCACCTGAGTGAACGCAGTCAACGCCATGCTACCGACGCGCTGGGTCGGCGAATCGCTGGTGATCAGTTCCGGGTTGGCCGCTTCCAGCGCCTTGAGCTCGTGGAACAAGCGATCGTACTCGGCATCGGGAATGCTCGGCTCGTCGAGAACGTGATAGCGATAGTTGTGCTGATCCAGCTCAGCGCGCAGCTCTAGAATGCGGGTTTTGGCGGCGGTCATGGGTGTTCTCTCATAAAGCAAAAGAGCAGCCGAGGCTGCTCCAGTTTTATTCCATTATCGGCGGCGTGGCCAAAAGATCGCAGCCTCGTTGCACTCGTCAGCTCCTACAGGCCGAAGGCTGCGATCTTTTGATCTGGCCTTAGCGCTTCTGGGTCAGGGCGCGGCGTTCGAATTCGACGATGCGCTGACGGTAGTGCTCAATCGTCTGCGCGGTCAGTACGCTGCGCTGATCGTCTTTCAGTTCGCCGTTCAGTTCCTGGGACAGCTTGCGGGCTGCCGCGACCATCACGTCGAAAGCCTGCTTCGGATGACGCGGGCCTGGCAGACCGAGGAAGAAGCTCACCGCCGGAGTGCTGAAGTGGTCGATGTCGTCCAGATCGAAGATGCCCGGCTTGACCGCATTGGCCATGGAAAACAGCACTTCGCCGTTGCCGGCCATGCTTTCGTGACGGTGGAAGATGTCCATCTCGCCGAAACGCAGGCCACTTTCGAGAATGTTCTGCAGCAGCGCAGGGCCTTTGAAGCCGGCCGGGTCGCGGCAGATCACGCTGATCACCAAAACTTCTTCGGCTTGCGGCTGATCTTTTTCCGCCACGGCCGGTGCAGGCTTGCTGTCTTCGGCGAAATCGTCATCGCGGCTGCTGAAGCTCGGGCCGCCGTCCAGATCAAGGTCGAGGTTCAAGTCGCCCTGCGCCGGGCCGTTGCTGCCGCGCTTGCCACGTTTCGAACCGGATTCACGCGGCTCGCGGGCTTCGCGGTTGGGCATGCTCACCGACGGCAGATCGTGCTCGTCCAATTGCGGCTCTTTGTGCGTGTCCAGGACGCGGGCCGGGCCCAACAGCTCGGCGCTGGTGTCCTCGTCCGGCAGATTGGACAGGCTCCGGTCGAGACGGAATTTCAGCTTTCCCTTGCCGCCGCGCATACGGCGCCAGCCATCGAAAAGAATACCGGCTATCACAATGATGCCGATGACGATCAGCCACTCGCGCAGACCGATTTCCATGTAATCCCGTGCCTCTATAAAAAATGCTGAAAAATAAGGGGTTTACACTGCGTAAACCGCTTTAAAACGTGGCGCCAACTCTATGTTCTGACAGGCGTTTTGCCCACGTATACGAAAAATTGACATTAAACTAGCACGATCAAAGGCTTCGCAGCTACAAGCTTTGAGCTCCAAGCCACAAGCCGTCCACTTGCAGCCTGGAGCTTGTAACCTGCAGCCGCGCCGCTAGGCGTCCACCATCGCCATCGCCTCCTCGACATCCACCGCCACCAGTCGCGAACAGCCCGGTTCATGCATCGTCACACCCATCAACTGCTCGGCCATTTCCATGGCGATCTTGTTGTGGGTGATGTAGATGAACTGCACGGTCTGCGACATCTCTTTGACCAGCCGTGCGTAGCGTCCAACGTTAGCGTCATCCAGTGGCGCGTCAACCTCATCGAGCATGCAGAACGGCGCCGGGTTCAACTTGAAGATGGCAAAAACCAGGGCCAGTGCAGTCAGGGCTTTTTCGCCGCCGGAAAGCAAATGGATGGTGCTGTTCTTCTTCCCGGGCGGCTGCGCCATGATCGTCACCCCTGTATCGAGTAGATCTTCGCCCGTCAGTTCCAAATACGCGCGCCCGCCACCGAAAACTTTCGGGAAAAGCGCCTGCAAACCGCCGTTGATCTGATCAAAGGTATCTTTGAAACGGTTGCGGGTTTCCTTATCGATTTTGCGGATGACGTTTTCCAGGGTCTCCAGCGCTTCGACCAGATCGGCGTCCTGCGCATCCAGATAACGTTTACGCTCCGATTGTTGCGTGTATTCATCGATGGCCGCGAGGTTGATCGCACCCAGGCGCTGAATCCGTGCGTTGATGCGTTCGAGTTCTTCTTCGGCTTCGCGTTCACTGGCTTGCGCCGTCAATGTCGCGAGCACGCCGTTGAGATCGTAGCCATCCTCAAGCAATTGGTCCTGCAAGGCCTTGCGCCGTACGGTCAGGGCTTGCCACTCCATGCGCTGCTGTTCGAGCTGGCCGCGAATCAACTGCGATTGCTGCTCGGCCTGGGTGCGGCGTTTTTCCGCGTCGCGCAATTCCCGATCGGCGTCTTCCAGGGCGATCTGCGCGGTCTTGAGCTCTTCATCGACGGTCATGCGCTTGTCGAGCAACTCTTCGAGTTTCAGACGCAGCTCTTCCAGCGGCGCCTCGCCCTCCTCCAGATTCAGACTCAACTGTTCGCGCTTTTCCGTCAGGCGTTCGGCCTGCATTTCCAGACGCTCCAGCGCCTGACGCGTGGAGTCATGCTGGGCGCGCAACGAGCCGAGGCGCACCGCCAGTTGATGGGCGTGGTCCTTGTGCTGCCGCGCTTCCTGACGCACGCGATCAAGGCGCTCGCGCAGGCTGTCGCGCTGGGCCAGCAGCAACTCGCGCTGCTCGGTGTCGAGCGCCATGGAATCCAACGCTTCCTGCAAATTCATGCGCGCTTCGCCGACCTGCTCGTGCTCAAGCTCGCGCTGTTCGGCGAGTTCGACCAGTTCTTCATCGAGACGGGTGCGGCGCAATGTCAGCTGTTCGGCTTTGGCCTTGCCGGCGGACAACTGCGCTTTCAGTTCGCCTTGCTGGCGCGCTTCTTCCTGCAGCAAGCGGCGCAGATGTTCGCGGCCGTTTTCCTGCTGGCGCTGTTGCGCGCGCAGGGTTTGCAGGCGGGTTTCCATGGCCTCGACCGTGGCTTCGCGCTCTTCACGCTCCAGTTGCAGGTCTTCGATTTCCTGGCCACGGGCGAGCATGCCGCTTTCCGCTTCGCTGGCGCGACGTACACGCAAGAAGTGCCGACCGACCCAATAGCCGTCTCGGCTTATCAGGCTTTGCCCGGCGCTCAACTGGCCGCGCAAAGCCAGCGCCTGTTCAAGGCTGTCGACCGGTTTGACCTGACCAAGCCACGGCGACAGATCGATCTGCGCCTCGACTTTGTCCAGCAGACTGCCGGCCACCCGCACGCCATCGCTGGCCGGGCTGAGCAGGCGCAAATCGCCTTGAGTGAAACCGGATAAATCAAAACCGCTGAAATCGTCGACCAGCACCGCTTGCAGATCGGCGCCGAGCACGGTTTCCACCGCCAGTTCCCAACCGGCCTCGACCTTAAGGCCTTCGGCCAGACGCGGACGCTCGGCGAGATTGTGTTCCTTCAACCATTCGGCGGTGCCGGTGCCCGGATCGAGCGCCGCTTGCTGCAAGGCTTCCAGCGACGCCAGACGACCATTGAGCCGCTGCAGATCGCCCTGGGCCTGCTGCTGCGCAGTCAACGCCTGCTGTAATTCCTGACGCAGTTGTTCAAGCTTTTCGACCTGCGCTTCTTCGCTGGTCTGTAAATCTTCGAGGGTCGCTTCGGACTCGGCGAGCTGCTCGTTGAGCGCCATGATCGCCGCGTCTTCCGGGTCGGCGGACAGCAACGCACGTTCTTCGGCGAGGCGTTTCTGCCGGTCGGCCAGACGCTCCATGCTGCTTTCCAGCTGCTGAATCCGCGATTGCTGGACTTCAGCCTGACGGCGCGGTTCGGCAGCGGTCAGGTTGAAAGCATCCCACTGCTCCTGCCAGCCGTGCATGGTGGTTTCGGCTTCTTCGAGGGCCGCAGCCGCTTCCTCGGCGGCGGCGCTGGTGACTTCCTGCTCGGGGGTGAGCATGTCCAGTTCTTCGCCGAGGGTCAGCAGCAACGTGCGGTCGTGGCCCAGGTGCGACTCGGTCTCCAGACGCGCGCGCTCGGCTTCTTTCAGATCGTCCTGCAACTGGCGTAACCGCTGCTGGCCATGCTGAATGCTCTGCTCGACCCGGGCGATGTCGCCGCCGACCGAATAGAAGCGCCCCTGCACCAGATTGAAGCGTTCGGACAGGTCGTGGTGACCGTCGCGCAGGCGCTCGATGGCCGCATCAGCGTTACGCTGTTCAGCGACCAGTGCTTCGAAGCTGACTTCCTGATTGCCGATGATCGACTCACGCTGGCCGACCTGCTCGTTGAGATCCTGCCAGCGCAGGGCCGACAGTTGCGCCTTGAGCTGACGCTCTTCGGCCTTGAGTTCCTGATACTTTTTCGCCGCCTCGGCCTGACGGTGCAGACGTTCGAGCTGGCGCTCCAGCTCTTCGCGCAGGTCGGTCAGGCGGGCGAGGTTTTCGTGGGTGCGGCGGATACGGTTTTCGGTCTCGCGGCGGCGCTCTTTATATTTCGAGATGCCGGCGGCTTCTTCGATGAAGTTACGCAGGTCTTCGGGCTTGGATTCGATCAGCTTGGAGATCATCCCCTGTTCGATGATCGAGTAGCTGCGCGGGCCGAGGCCGGTGCCGAGGAAAATGTCGGTGATGTCGCGTCGACGGCATTTGGTGCCGTTGAGGTAATACGTGGTCTGGCTGTCGCGGGTGACTTTGCGGCGGATGGAAATTTCCGCGTAGGCGGCGTATTCGCCGAGCAGCGTGCCGTCGGAGTTGTCGAAGACCAGTTCGATGCTCGCCTGGCTTACCGGTTTGCGGCTGGTCGAACCGTTGAAGATGACGTCGGTCATCGACTCGCCACGGAGGTTCTTTGCCGAACTTTCGCCCATCACCCAGCGCACGGCGTCGATGATGTTCGACTTGCCGCAACCGTTCGGCCCGACGACCGCCGCCATGTTACTGGGGAAGTTCACCGTGGTCGGGTCGACGAAGGATTTGAACCCCGCCAGTTTGATGCACTTCAGCCGCACGCTCAGGCAACCGTCAGCGCAGACACCACCAGATCGCAGCTGCGCTGGGCATACGCCGTGAGCACGATGCGGATCTGCGGCAAATCACGGGCGAGTACGGCGGCGAGCAAGCGTTCGAACAGTTCCAGGAATTCGCTCATTTCCGCCTTGCGCTGTTCGAGAGCAAGGAAATACGCGCGGCTCATCGCCGGCTGGAGGTTCTCGACGGTTTCTTGCAGGTACGGATTGTTGGCAAACGGATAGGCGGCGCGCATCACCGCGAAGCTGTCATCGACGAAGCTGCGGATATCGCCGCGTTCGTAATTGGCGGTCAGGCGCTGCTGGATCTGCACGAACGGCGCCATGTCCGACTGCACCTGCCAGCCATTGGCCACCGAATTGCCGAGCAGGATGTACAACTCGCTCATCAGCGTGCACAGGCTCTGCACCTTGTGCGGCGTCAGCTCGGTAACGTGGGCGCCACGACGCGGCAGGATCGCGATCAGGTGACGGCGCTCGAGGATCAGCAAGGCTTCGCGGACCGAACCGCGGCTGACGTTGAGCGCCAGCGTGACCTTCTGTTCCTGGATGCGCTCTCCCGGCTTCATTTCGCCACGAATGATGCGTTCGGCGAGGTGGTGAGCGATTTGCTCGGCGAGGCTGTCCGGCGCCTTGAACGTCATGGTTGTCCTTCAAACTCTATCGATCTGCACAAGCGGCGCAGTGTAGCGCAAATGCGCGGTCATGGCGGAGTGCCCACTCAGCGGTTTTTGGCACGAATCCCGCAAAAAAGCGCAGTGACCGATGAAGGTCAATACTGAATAGACACGCTGTTGATCGACGAATCGGATTTTCCTGACCTTTAAGTCAGAAAACCATTGACCGAAAAGTCAGACCTGCTAAATTCGGTTCACGTCGGTTAACAACAATAATGAGTCTGCGAGGCCTTCCGTGATCCAGTTTTTACTTAACCAGGAACTCCGTAGCGAGCACGCCCTGGACCCGAATCTGACTGTGCTCAATTACCTGCGTGAACATGTGGGCAAGCCCGGCACCAAAGAAGGTTGCGCCAGCGGTGACTGCGGCGCCTGCACCGTGGTGGTTGGCGAGTTGCAGACCGATGACACGGGGCGTGAACATATTCGCTATCGCAGCCTCAACTCGTGCCTGACTTTCGTCTCGTCCTTGCACGGCAAACAACTGATCAGCGTTGAAGACCTCAAGCACAAAGGCGAACTGCACAGCGTGCAGAAAGCCATGGTCGAGTGCCACGGTTCGCAGTGCGGCTTCTGCACCCCCGGTTTCGTCATGTCGTTGTTCGCCCTGCAAAAGAACAGCGATGCGCCGGATCAGGCCAAGGCTCACGAAGCGCTGGCTGGCAACCTCTGCCGCTGCACTGGCTACCGCCCTATTCTCGCCGCTGCCGAACAATCCTGCTGCGCCAAGCCTGCGGATCAGTTCGACGCCCGCGAAGCCGAGACCATTGCCCGCCTCAAGGCCA
Coding sequences within:
- the ligA gene encoding NAD-dependent DNA ligase LigA encodes the protein MTAAKTRILELRAELDQHNYRYHVLDEPSIPDAEYDRLFHELKALEAANPELITSDSPTQRVGSMALTAFTQVRHEIPMLSLGNAFEESDMREFDRRVNEGLDVPAGDLFGGGAAVEYSCEPKLDGLAVSLLYQDGLLVRGATRGDGTTGEDISVNVRTVRNIPLKLHGEGWPATLEVRGEVFMSKAGFERLNASQLEIGGKTFANPRNAAAGSLRQLDSKITANRPLEFCCYGIGQVSHDIADTHIGNLKQLQKWGMPISHELKLAKGIDECLEYYRDIGERRNSLAYEIDGVVFKVNSIADQRELGFRAREPRWAIAHKFPAMEELTELLDVEFQVGRTGAVTPVARLKPVKVAGVTVANATLHNMDEVARLGLMIGDTVIIRRAGDVIPQVVQVVTERRPDDARPVAIPESCPVCGSHVERTQLVKRSKGKETFSEGAVYRCVGRLACGAQLKQAIIHFVSRRAMDIEGLGDKSVEQLVDEGLVSSPADLYALKFDDIVDLEGFAEVSSNKLLKAIEDSKQPSLARFIYALGIPDVGEETAKVLARSLGSLERVQQALPHVLTYLPEVGLEVAHEIHSFFEDAHNQQVISELLGHGLQIQDQGELGAEFAASTTLGGLLDKLHIPFVGPGGAQKLADRFGSLEAVMNADWLDMRQALPEKQANSVREFFASPEHRQLAERAEQQLRDFGMHWQSEKKVVEGLPLSGETWVLTGKVELMSRDVAKDHLESLGAKVAGSVSAKTHCVVAGPGAGSKLTKANELGVKVMDEEAFIAFLKTHGVAV
- the zipA gene encoding cell division protein ZipA translates to MEIGLREWLIVIGIIVIAGILFDGWRRMRGGKGKLKFRLDRSLSNLPDEDTSAELLGPARVLDTHKEPQLDEHDLPSVSMPNREAREPRESGSKRGKRGSNGPAQGDLNLDLDLDGGPSFSSRDDDFAEDSKPAPAVAEKDQPQAEEVLVISVICRDPAGFKGPALLQNILESGLRFGEMDIFHRHESMAGNGEVLFSMANAVKPGIFDLDDIDHFSTPAVSFFLGLPGPRHPKQAFDVMVAAARKLSQELNGELKDDQRSVLTAQTIEHYRQRIVEFERRALTQKR
- the smc gene encoding chromosome segregation protein SMC, with amino-acid sequence MRLKCIKLAGFKSFVDPTTVNFPSNMAAVVGPNGCGKSNIIDAVRWVMGESSAKNLRGESMTDVIFNGSTSRKPVSQASIELVFDNSDGTLLGEYAAYAEISIRRKVTRDSQTTYYLNGTKCRRRDITDIFLGTGLGPRSYSIIEQGMISKLIESKPEDLRNFIEEAAGISKYKERRRETENRIRRTHENLARLTDLREELERQLERLHRQAEAAKKYQELKAEERQLKAQLSALRWQDLNEQVGQRESIIGNQEVSFEALVAEQRNADAAIERLRDGHHDLSERFNLVQGRFYSVGGDIARVEQSIQHGQQRLRQLQDDLKEAERARLETESHLGHDRTLLLTLGEELDMLTPEQEVTSAAAEEAAAALEEAETTMHGWQEQWDAFNLTAAEPRRQAEVQQSRIQQLESSMERLADRQKRLAEERALLSADPEDAAIMALNEQLAESEATLEDLQTSEEAQVEKLEQLRQELQQALTAQQQAQGDLQRLNGRLASLEALQQAALDPGTGTAEWLKEHNLAERPRLAEGLKVEAGWELAVETVLGADLQAVLVDDFSGFDLSGFTQGDLRLLSPASDGVRVAGSLLDKVEAQIDLSPWLGQVKPVDSLEQALALRGQLSAGQSLISRDGYWVGRHFLRVRRASEAESGMLARGQEIEDLQLEREEREATVEAMETRLQTLRAQQRQQENGREHLRRLLQEEARQQGELKAQLSAGKAKAEQLTLRRTRLDEELVELAEQRELEHEQVGEARMNLQEALDSMALDTEQRELLLAQRDSLRERLDRVRQEARQHKDHAHQLAVRLGSLRAQHDSTRQALERLEMQAERLTEKREQLSLNLEEGEAPLEELRLKLEELLDKRMTVDEELKTAQIALEDADRELRDAEKRRTQAEQQSQLIRGQLEQQRMEWQALTVRRKALQDQLLEDGYDLNGVLATLTAQASEREAEEELERINARIQRLGAINLAAIDEYTQQSERKRYLDAQDADLVEALETLENVIRKIDKETRNRFKDTFDQINGGLQALFPKVFGGGRAYLELTGEDLLDTGVTIMAQPPGKKNSTIHLLSGGEKALTALALVFAIFKLNPAPFCMLDEVDAPLDDANVGRYARLVKEMSQTVQFIYITHNKIAMEMAEQLMGVTMHEPGCSRLVAVDVEEAMAMVDA
- a CDS encoding GntR family transcriptional regulator, whose amino-acid sequence is MTFKAPDSLAEQIAHHLAERIIRGEMKPGERIQEQKVTLALNVSRGSVREALLILERRHLIAILPRRGAHVTELTPHKVQSLCTLMSELYILLGNSVANGWQVQSDMAPFVQIQQRLTANYERGDIRSFVDDSFAVMRAAYPFANNPYLQETVENLQPAMSRAYFLALEQRKAEMSEFLELFERLLAAVLARDLPQIRIVLTAYAQRSCDLVVSALTVA